From Herpetosiphonaceae bacterium:
TACACGCCGATCTTGACCGTATAGCTACCGGGCGTGAGCGCCGGAAGCGGCAGATCGGCCCGATCGACGACCACCTCGTCGGGCAGCCAGCGCGACGACGGATACTCATCCTGACGCAGCAGCGCGTCGCGCTGCGCGACGACGTTTCCGGCGCTGTCCAGCACATGCACGAAGAGCGCGTAGTCGTGCGGCAGCGGCTGCTGGACCTGCCACATGAGATTGATCTGCAAGCCCTCGCCGACACGCAGCACGCGCTGATCGGCACCTTCGAGCGGCGAGATCGCCGGACGGAGCGCGCCCGGCTGAAGCTCGTAGCCCAGCAGCCACAGATTCGCGCCGAAGAGCGCCTCGCGCCGCACGATCGAGAGCCGCCCCGGATCGAAGCCGAGATCCAGCACCTCGATCCGTGGCCCTGGCTGCCCGCCCTGGTCGCCGCGAAACTCGCGCAGCAGCGTCGTGCCCGCCTTGAACTCCTGATAGATCGGCGTGTCCTGCTGGTCGCGCCAGCTATTGTTGGCGACGAGATAGCGGTAGCTGTTGGCACGATACCATTCAAGCGGATGCTGCGTCAGAAACGGCACAGGCTCGACGATCGGATCGCCCGCCCACGCGACGGGATTCAGCTCAAGCGCGATCCGCTGGCCGCGCGGCAGGGTGCTCACAAACGCCGCCGCCGCAACTTTGCTGTCGGTTCGCGCCTGAAACGCCGTCAGCCCCACCGCCGACTTCGCCGGATAGCTGTAGAGCAGCAGCACCACGCCGACGGCAGCCAGCGGTCGATAGCGCGGCATGTGCCGTCCCAGCCAGTCGATCGCCGCCGCGCCGCCGACGCCGACCGGCAGCGCGCAGAGCACCACCAGCGGCATCAGGTTGCGCATAAAATGGCCGGGCTGCGCCAGAAAGACCAGCAGATAAGGCACCGCGAAGCTCAGCCAGAGCAGGCCAAGCCGCCAGCGTCGCAGCAGCAGCGCCAGGCCGAGCAGCAGCGCCAGACTGGCCGCCGGACGCAGGCCATCGTGCCAGAAGAAATCGAGGTAGCCCGCGACGTTCCACGCGCCAAGGTAATCGCCGTGCGCGCCCGCGCCGTAGTGCGACATCTGGTGCAGCAGGCCATCGCGAAATTCGGGCCAGGCCAGCAGCGCGTATGGCGTTCCCGCCAGAAAGCTGAGCAGCGCCACCATGCCCGCTCCGAGCAGCCGCGCCGAGCGCGCTACCGCCTGCCGCCGCCAGTAGAGCGCGTGCGCCACGATCAGCGGGATCGCAATCGCTCCGGCGTTGTACTTCGTGGAGGCTGCTAGGCCCGTCCACAGCCCGGCCAGCAGATAGGATCGCCAGCTTCCGGTGTGCAGCATGGCGGTCGCGCCGAGGTAGGCCAGCAGCACGAACCAGGCGCTTGCCACATCGGTGGTGACATACTGCGAGTGACGCATATGAAACGGCAGCGTCGCCAGGAAGAGCGCCGCCAGCAGGCCCGCGCTGCGGCTCCAGGCGCTCTGACCCAGCACGAATACGCCCAGCACGGTCAGGCTGCCGAGCAGGATCGCCAGCATGCGGCCCCACACAAAGAACTCAGGGATCGTCGTGTACAGATCGGTCGTGGCGCTCAGGTGATCCAGGCCGGGGTACAGGCCGGTCGCCATGCCCCAGCGGTGATGCGCCGTGAAGATCGCGAGCAGCAGGTAGAAGTAGAACGAAGGATACAAAAAAAAGTGCGGATTCAGATCGCCGGAGCGCATCATCCGCAGCACGACATTGACCAGCGCGGGCTCGTCTGGATGATCGACGTAGGGCAGGCCCCAGCGCACGGCCCACATCCGCAGGCCAAACCCGACCGCCGTAATCGAAACCGCCAGGAGCCATTCCCAGCGCAGCCAGATAACACGCGGCTGGGGCGCGACCGAAACTTC
This genomic window contains:
- a CDS encoding glycosyltransferase family 39 protein, whose amino-acid sequence is MVTPEVSVAPQPRVIWLRWEWLLAVSITAVGFGLRMWAVRWGLPYVDHPDEPALVNVVLRMMRSGDLNPHFFLYPSFYFYLLLAIFTAHHRWGMATGLYPGLDHLSATTDLYTTIPEFFVWGRMLAILLGSLTVLGVFVLGQSAWSRSAGLLAALFLATLPFHMRHSQYVTTDVASAWFVLLAYLGATAMLHTGSWRSYLLAGLWTGLAASTKYNAGAIAIPLIVAHALYWRRQAVARSARLLGAGMVALLSFLAGTPYALLAWPEFRDGLLHQMSHYGAGAHGDYLGAWNVAGYLDFFWHDGLRPAASLALLLGLALLLRRWRLGLLWLSFAVPYLLVFLAQPGHFMRNLMPLVVLCALPVGVGGAAAIDWLGRHMPRYRPLAAVGVVLLLYSYPAKSAVGLTAFQARTDSKVAAAAFVSTLPRGQRIALELNPVAWAGDPIVEPVPFLTQHPLEWYRANSYRYLVANNSWRDQQDTPIYQEFKAGTTLLREFRGDQGGQPGPRIEVLDLGFDPGRLSIVRREALFGANLWLLGYELQPGALRPAISPLEGADQRVLRVGEGLQINLMWQVQQPLPHDYALFVHVLDSAGNVVAQRDALLRQDEYPSSRWLPDEVVVDRADLPLPALTPGSYTVKIGVYRMDSGERLPLAYPEPGSDGSTFVLTTIEVRE